In one window of Limnothrix sp. FACHB-406 DNA:
- a CDS encoding response regulator, translated as MSLDAAENRPTILIVDDMPANLSLLSDLLDDAGFEVWIAQSGEVALDRVNFATPDLILLDVMMPGIDGFETCRRLKANSQTSAIPIIFMTALSEVDDKVRGLNLGAVDYITKPFQQDEVLARVRLHLRLQSLTKALADRNQELEIRVAERTAALEKALADLQDTHLSLVRAEKLSSLGQLLSGVAHEINNPVNFIHGNLVHACNYAEDLMNVLQLYQIFYPEPPADLATQTQDLDLPFMMEDFPKILESMRLGTDRIRDLVASLRNFSRMGNQQLAPADLHEGL; from the coding sequence ATGTCCCTCGATGCCGCTGAAAATCGTCCCACGATTCTGATTGTGGACGATATGCCAGCTAACCTTAGTTTGCTGTCTGATTTATTAGATGATGCGGGGTTTGAAGTTTGGATCGCCCAATCTGGAGAAGTGGCGCTCGATCGGGTCAATTTTGCAACCCCAGATTTGATTTTGCTGGATGTGATGATGCCAGGAATTGACGGGTTTGAAACCTGTCGCCGCTTGAAGGCCAATAGCCAAACATCCGCCATTCCCATCATTTTCATGACCGCCCTCTCGGAAGTGGATGATAAGGTGCGTGGTCTCAATTTAGGGGCTGTGGACTATATCACCAAGCCCTTTCAGCAAGATGAAGTCCTCGCGCGGGTGCGCTTACATTTGCGTTTGCAATCCCTCACCAAAGCCTTAGCCGATCGCAATCAAGAATTGGAAATTCGGGTGGCTGAGCGCACAGCGGCCCTGGAAAAAGCCTTGGCGGATTTGCAAGACACCCACCTTAGTTTGGTGCGGGCGGAAAAACTATCCAGTCTGGGACAGTTGCTATCGGGAGTGGCCCATGAAATTAACAATCCTGTGAATTTTATTCATGGCAATCTGGTTCATGCCTGTAATTATGCAGAAGACTTGATGAATGTCTTGCAGCTCTATCAAATATTCTATCCAGAGCCGCCAGCGGATTTGGCAACCCAAACGCAGGATTTGGACTTGCCTTTTATGATGGAGGATTTTCCAAAGATTTTGGAATCCATGCGTTTAGGAACCGATCGAATCCGCGATTTGGTCGCAAGTTTGCGCAATTTTTCGCGAATGGGCAATCAACAGCTCGCCCCAGCGGACTTGCATGAAGGGTTGTAA
- a CDS encoding HAMP domain-containing sensor histidine kinase, whose protein sequence is MSQVFMNLIANAIDALDDLDWEHMSGLEPEIKIQTRSLNQKWVQIIVSDNGPGIEPEVQQKLFEAFFTTKPTGIGTGLGLAIARSIVVDRHGGRLDCESQMGHGAKFILEIPVTQP, encoded by the coding sequence ATGAGCCAGGTTTTCATGAACTTGATTGCTAACGCGATCGATGCCTTGGATGACTTGGACTGGGAGCACATGAGCGGTTTGGAACCGGAAATTAAAATTCAAACCCGATCCCTGAATCAAAAATGGGTGCAAATTATCGTTTCTGATAATGGACCAGGGATTGAACCGGAGGTACAGCAGAAGTTGTTTGAAGCATTTTTCACCACGAAACCCACGGGTATTGGCACAGGATTAGGGCTGGCGATCGCCCGTTCAATCGTGGTCGATCGCCACGGTGGTCGGCTCGATTGTGAATCTCAGATGGGTCACGGCGCTAAGTTCATTCTCGAAATTCCTGTTACTCAGCCCTAA